From Elusimicrobiota bacterium, the proteins below share one genomic window:
- a CDS encoding type II toxin-antitoxin system HicB family antitoxin: MEKRPYAIRVLFSKEDGGYIATVPELPGCSAFSRTSEKAVKEVKVAVSLWLKTAGREERSILNDKKLLKKLRRGSRDAKARRGQIVR, translated from the coding sequence ATGGAAAAAAGACCTTATGCCATCCGAGTTCTTTTCAGCAAAGAAGACGGAGGTTATATAGCCACCGTTCCGGAACTTCCCGGCTGCTCAGCCTTCAGCAGGACGTCGGAAAAAGCTGTCAAAGAAGTTAAGGTTGCGGTTTCTCTTTGGCTTAAAACTGCTGGGCGAGAAGAACGCTCTATCCTGAACGACAAAAAACTTTTAAAAAAACTGCGGCGCGGCTCCCGAGACGCCAAAGCCCGCCGAGGCCAAATTGTTCGATGA